A single Rhopalosiphum padi isolate XX-2018 chromosome 4, ASM2088224v1, whole genome shotgun sequence DNA region contains:
- the LOC132929370 gene encoding ATP-dependent RNA helicase vasa-like — MEENSVNPSDANKINQPVVDEWKNDVNNTSNNDNYDNNVVETLNNTTLNDNSVFENADRETRENNFDLSNNENNTWVNQNEPKNQFGNKNNSGYHKGPGRFNKSNNGNNSYEKSWSNNSTSNNNGRGRGRGRGRGRGIIKRFDEENESFRGEYDSDINNHGDNTAPSHRGRGRGHNRGRGGRRDQSSGGWYGNSEDGHKKNENDKPIIPKAQYIPPDIENEESISGIEAGLNFDKYKTIEVKVSGTNPPQSMTSFHSSGLCTILLDNLSNCNFSTPTPVQNYAIPIIIDGRDLMASAQTGSGKTAAYVLPILHNLLKQPTQLIYDENHCQPHVIIIAPTRELVAQISECVWKFSKGTDIRNGLLYGGTSVSYQKSKILQRGVHILTSTPGRLNDFVEKGIVTFSSVKFFVLDEADRMLDMGFKPDIERVLTYSTMTPIESRQTIMFSATFASEIQHMATSYLKPDYIFVAVGEIGGACKDVVQTVIEVTKFKKKNELLDVIKKMENCQGTIVFVERKKVADYTAAYLSELDYPTTSIHGAREQPEREQALRDFKTNKMKILVATAVAARGLDIKGVNYVVNFDLPKTIDEYVHRIGRTGRLGNAGKAISFFDPEFDGLLAPELIRILKQADQEVPSFLNDASERILLASPAIDNFNDIRTNVDVTSNLVATEEEEEQW, encoded by the exons ATGGAAGAAAATAGTGTTAACCCATCCGATGCTAATAAAATTAACCAGCCTGTTGTTGATGAATGGAAAAATGATGTAAATAATACTTCTAATAATGAtaactatgataataatgtagtaGAAACACTAAATAATACCACATTAAATGATAATTCCGTGTTTGAAAATGCTGATAGAGAAACACGAGAAAATAACTTTGATTTATCTAACAATGAAAACAACACTTGGGTTAATCAAAATGAACCAAAAAATCAatttggtaataaaaataactcagGATATCATAAAGGACCAGGacgatttaataaatcaaataatggcAATAATTCTTATGAAAAATCGTGGAGTAATAATTCCACTTCAAATAATAACGGACGTGGTCGTGGCCGTGGTCGTGGTCGTGGTCGAGGTATTATTAAAAGATTTGATGAAGAAAATGAATCATTTAGGGGTGAATATGACTCTGATATTAATAACCATGGTGATAACACTGCCCCTAGTCATCGAGGTCGAGGACGAGGACATAATCGAGGTAGAGGTGGAAGACGTGATCAATCATCAGGTGGCTGGTATGGCAATAGTGAAGACGGTCATAAAAAGAATGAAAATGATAAACCAATTATTCCAAAAGCACAGTATATTCCTCCTGATATTGAAAATGAAGAGTCTATTTCTGGAATTGAGGCAGGGCTTAATTTTGACAAGTATAAAACTATTGAAGTAAAAGTGAGTGGAACTAACCCTCCACAAAGTATGACATCGTTTCATAGTTCTGGTTTGTGTACTATCTTGTTAGATAACTTATCTAATTGTAATTTCTCTACACCAACTCCAGTACAAAATTATGCAATACCTATTATCATTGATGGCAGAGATTTGATGGCCAGTGCCCAGACTGGTTCTGGAAAAACT gcaGCATATGTTTTACCTATTTTGCATAATTTACTAAAGCAACCAACACAATTAATTTATGACGAAAATCATTGTCAAccacatgttattattattgcacctACAAGGGAGTTAGTGGCACAAATTTCTGAATGTGTATGGAAATTTAGTAAAGGAACTGATATTAGAAATGGGTTACTGTATGGAGGTACATCTGTTTCAtatcaaaaatctaaaatcCTGCAg AGAGGGGTTCACATATTAACTAGTACTCCAGGACGTCTTAATGATTTTGTTGAAAAAGGTATTGTGACTTTCTCTTcagttaaattttttgttttggatGAAGCAGATAGAATGTTGGATATGGGATTCAAACCTGATATAGAACGAGTATTAACATATTCAACTATGACTCCCATT GAGTCGAGACAGACAATAATGTTTTCTGCTACATTTGCAAGTGAAATACAACATATGGCCACTTCATACTTGAAACCGGATTATATATTTGTAGCTGTTGGAGAAATAGGAGGAGCATGTAAAGATGTTGTACAAACAGTAATAGAAgtcacaaaatttaaaaaaaaaaatgaattacttgatgtaattaaaaaaatgg aaaattgtcAAGGTACAATAGTGTTTGTCGAGAGAAAAAAAGTGGCAGATTATACTGCTGCATATTTAAGTGAATTGGATTACCCTACTACTAGTATTCATGGTGCACGCGAACAACCTGAACGAGAACAGGCATTAAGAGATTTCAagacaaataaaatgaaaattcttgtAGCTACTGCTGTTGCAGCTCGTGGCTTag acATTAAAGGTGTGAATTATGTAGTGAACTTTGATCTACCAAAAACAATTGATGAGTATGTCCATCGTATTGGGCGTACGGGTAGATTAGGAAATGCTGGTAAAGCAATTTCATTTTTTGACCCAGAATTTGATGGTCTATTAGCTCCTGAATTAATTAGAATTCTCAAACAA gcaGATCAAGAAGTACCATCATTTCTAAATGATGCTTCTGAACGTATTCTTCTAGCCTCTCCAGCTATTGACAATTTCAACGATATAAGAACG aatGTTGATGTCACATCCAACTTGGTTGCTactgaagaagaagaagaacaGTGGTAG